The following proteins are encoded in a genomic region of Streptomyces lunaelactis:
- a CDS encoding SDR family oxidoreductase codes for MAGSVDENRGTTTAQLLKGQRALVTGANSGIGKATAIALGRAGADVVVNYVVGADEAEKVVAQIKDFGVRAYAHEADVSDEDQVAAMVAQMVREFGTIDIMVANAGLQRDAPLAEMTLAQWQKVIDVNLTGQFLCAREAAKEFVRRGVVPEVSRSAGKIICMSSVHQIIPWAGHVNYASSKGGVGMLMQTLAQELAPQRIRVNAVAPGAIRTPINRDAWSTPEAEADLLRLIPYRRVGDPDDIANAVVAMASDLLDYVVGATLFVDGGMTLFPGFATGG; via the coding sequence GACCGCGCAGCTCCTCAAGGGCCAGAGGGCGCTGGTGACCGGTGCCAATTCGGGCATCGGCAAGGCCACCGCCATTGCGCTGGGCCGGGCCGGAGCGGACGTCGTGGTGAACTACGTCGTCGGTGCGGACGAGGCCGAGAAGGTCGTGGCGCAGATCAAGGACTTCGGGGTTCGTGCCTACGCCCACGAGGCCGACGTGTCCGACGAGGACCAGGTGGCCGCCATGGTCGCGCAGATGGTGAGGGAGTTCGGCACCATCGACATCATGGTCGCCAACGCGGGCCTCCAGCGGGACGCGCCCTTGGCGGAGATGACGCTCGCACAGTGGCAGAAGGTCATCGACGTCAACCTGACCGGCCAGTTCCTCTGCGCTCGGGAGGCCGCCAAGGAGTTCGTGCGGCGCGGTGTGGTGCCGGAGGTGTCCCGTTCTGCCGGGAAGATCATCTGCATGAGCTCGGTCCACCAGATCATCCCGTGGGCGGGGCACGTGAACTACGCCTCCTCCAAGGGCGGTGTGGGCATGCTGATGCAGACCCTCGCCCAGGAGCTGGCTCCCCAGCGGATCAGGGTCAATGCGGTTGCACCCGGAGCTATTCGCACGCCGATCAACCGCGACGCCTGGTCCACGCCCGAGGCCGAGGCCGACCTGCTGCGCCTGATCCCGTACCGCCGCGTGGGCGACCCGGACGACATCGCCAACGCCGTCGTCGCCATGGCGTCCGACCTGCTCGACTACGTCGTCGGCGCCACGCTCTTCGTCGACGGCGGAATGACGCTCTTCCCCGGCTTCGCCACCGGAGGCTGA
- a CDS encoding NAD(P)/FAD-dependent oxidoreductase gives MQDHVTPRRVVILGGGFAGLFAARALRRSPVAVTVIDRRAHHLFQPLLYQCASGILSEGQIAQPLRAVLRRHHNVSCLLAEATDVDVEARLVHARRPDGGALALPYDDLIVAVGMRQSYFGHDEFAAHAPGMKTLNDALDIRRRLYRAFEMAETAPDAEERQQWLTFALVGGGPTGVELAGQIREIAGHTLEREFQTFDSAQARVLLFEGSDEVLGAFGRPLAHRAARTLQSLGVELHLGTKVTDVDAHGLTVQDRDGATTRFEVRTVLWTAGVEAPPIAAALARATGVTQDRAGRIAVEPDLTIPGHPEIRVTGDVMSLNRLPGLAEVAMQSGAYAGRVVRHAVEGRTKQPKPFKYWDLGSAAYIARGRAVVKAGPLHLSGATGWLAWLFIHLAFLTGFRSRLGAVLSWSVAFATSSRRERAFTQPDADAPAGRAPGPKPPLSPP, from the coding sequence ATGCAGGACCATGTCACACCCCGCCGGGTGGTGATCCTCGGCGGGGGGTTCGCCGGGCTGTTCGCCGCCCGCGCCCTACGGCGGTCACCGGTCGCCGTGACCGTGATCGACCGCCGCGCCCACCACCTCTTCCAACCGCTGCTCTACCAGTGCGCCTCCGGAATCCTGTCCGAGGGCCAGATCGCGCAACCGCTCCGCGCGGTCCTGCGACGCCACCACAACGTGAGCTGCCTGCTCGCCGAAGCCACCGACGTGGATGTCGAAGCCCGCCTGGTCCACGCCCGGCGACCGGACGGCGGAGCCCTCGCGCTGCCCTACGACGATCTGATCGTCGCGGTCGGCATGCGCCAGTCCTACTTCGGGCACGACGAGTTCGCCGCGCACGCCCCCGGCATGAAGACCCTGAACGACGCGCTGGACATCCGCCGACGGCTCTACCGGGCGTTCGAGATGGCCGAAACGGCCCCGGACGCCGAGGAGCGGCAGCAGTGGCTCACCTTCGCGCTCGTCGGCGGCGGCCCGACCGGCGTCGAACTCGCGGGACAGATCCGGGAGATTGCCGGCCACACGCTCGAGCGGGAGTTCCAGACGTTCGACTCCGCCCAGGCCCGGGTGCTGCTCTTCGAGGGCTCCGACGAGGTGCTGGGCGCGTTCGGCCGCCCACTGGCCCATCGCGCGGCCCGAACCCTGCAGAGCCTCGGCGTGGAGTTGCATCTGGGCACGAAGGTCACCGACGTCGACGCGCACGGCCTGACGGTACAAGACCGGGACGGCGCGACCACCCGGTTCGAGGTACGCACCGTGCTGTGGACGGCGGGCGTCGAGGCGCCGCCCATCGCCGCCGCGCTGGCCCGGGCAACCGGCGTCACCCAGGACCGGGCCGGACGCATCGCCGTCGAACCCGACCTCACCATCCCCGGCCATCCGGAGATCCGCGTCACGGGCGACGTGATGAGCCTGAACCGGCTGCCGGGGCTGGCCGAGGTCGCCATGCAGTCGGGCGCATATGCGGGCCGGGTCGTGCGCCACGCCGTGGAGGGCCGGACGAAACAGCCGAAGCCCTTCAAGTACTGGGACCTCGGCAGCGCCGCGTACATCGCCCGCGGCCGCGCCGTCGTCAAGGCCGGCCCGCTGCACCTGTCCGGCGCGACCGGCTGGCTGGCCTGGCTCTTCATTCATCTGGCCTTCCTCACCGGATTCCGCAGCAGGCTGGGAGCGGTGCTCAGCTGGTCCGTCGCCTTCGCCACCAGCTCGCGACGCGAACGCGCCTTCACGCAGCCCGACGCAGACGCGCCGGCCGGCCGGGCGCCCGGGCCGAAGCCGCCCCTGTCGCCTCCCTGA